ACTGCGGACATGTTCTTGCGATGGTTTTCATGTGTTCATCCCCGGCTAAAGGGCGATGCTGAATTTGAGCAGGTAATATTTATACGCCATTTCGCCGATCAGCACGGCGGTCAGGATGACATACAAGATTCCTGTGGCGGACTGTGTGGATTTGGCTTTGAGGGTGCCGTGGACGAAAAAGACCGTGGCCAGGGGGAACAGGGTTCCGAAGAAAACGGCCAAAATTAAAAGAAACCCGTCCATGGTCAGGACAAATTGATGCAGCGGGATCACCGTTCCCTGGTGGACCACTTTGGCGGAAGACATCACTGCAATGTCCCAGATCAGCCGGATGGCGGTTAAAACCCAAAGGACGTTGACCGCCCGCGTGAGGTGATCCAGGGGAAGCCCGTGGACATTCAGATACCAGTGCCCCAGGTTCATGGCGTAAAGCGAGGCGCAAAAAATCGCGGCACCGAGGCCCCAGGCGAACGTCAGATGGAGCCCGGGATCGGCCAGCTCGGTTTGTATTTCCGGAAATCCGGCCAGTCCGATCAGGCAGGGCGCGGTGATCAGCCATGGGTTGGGGTATTCGCGGTTCCAGAAGTAGGCGCAGAGACCGGCGAGGACGATAAACCAGACAATAAGGTGAGCCTTGATGTCAAACGGCGCAGGGCCGGTCATCTGGGAAACAGTTAGCACGCCCAGGACAAATACGGGCATGCCGAGATGAAAGCGATGGAAATTTTTTTTGAGAGGGTCGCGGTGACTGATCCAGAAACAGAGCGGATAGATCGCGGCAACGAGAAAACTGACCAGTATGGGGATGGCGGTCAACATGGGAAAAGGATTTGACCGGAGGGTTTCTAAGGAGCCGTGGTTTCGGTCTCGGACTCCTGTGCCGGCGATCCGGCGGCCGGAGGATTATCGTCTGCCGGAGCTTCGGCCGGCTTGGGCGGTTCGGCTTTGGCCGGCGCGGGCTTGGGCTGCGGATGGTCGGAGATGTTGTATAAGTAATCGCGCAGGGCCTTGATTTGAAGATTTTCGTCTCCTCCAAGAATATCTTCCGGCCCGGACTGGTCAAAGCTGGAAGGGTCAAAATAGGTCGGCATTTTTGTCCCCGGCAGGAATTTTTGCGGATTTTTCAGCCACTCCAGGAGCCACTCCGGTTTGAGCCGTGTTTTGGCCAGGGCAAAGTCCGGCGCCCAGCTGTCCGGCGACCCTGCCGGGAGCGAATCGCCGACGATGTGGCATTGGGCGCAGCCGAAATAATCCTTGGAAAACAGTTTTTCGGCGGCGGCAAGTTCTTCGGGGGTCGGCGCCGGCAGTTTGGCGTCCGAGAACGGAAATTCCTGGTCATCCAGGGCGTTGAAATATTTGAGGACCGCGTTCAGGTGCGCCACGTTGATATCGTAGGTCGGCATCCGGACCTTCAGCCATGGCCGGATCGGCGTGGGCTGGTGGAGGAAATGAAAGAGCCAGCCGGCCTGGACTTTGGCGCCTTCTCCGGCCAGATTCGGCGGGCCGAAACTGGTGATCAGGGCCTTGGCCTCGTTTTCACTGCGGTTATCATATTGGACCAGCCAGTCGGCGACGCTGGACTGGATTGCTCCCCCCTCGCCTTCGATCATATGGCAGCCCTGGCAGTTCAATTGCCGGACGATTTTTTGTCCTTCTTCGATGGCTATGTTGTCCGGCGTGCGCGGCTTATTTTTGTTGGGTTCCGGTTTTTCCTTGACGAATCCCAGCAGAGCGGTGGTGAGCGCTTCGACTTCCTCATCCTTGAAATGATACTGGGGCATGCGGAGTTCTTCGTCCGCGGATTTGATTTTGTCTTTGTCAAAGGCCCTGGGGTCCTTCATTTTCTGTGTAAACCAGGCTTCTTTGGTATGCGGAATTTTGGCAAAGCCAAAATCGAGCCGGTCGGCGGACTTGCTCCCCTCTTCCGTGAGCTCGGTCCCGATGGGCTTATAGTTTTCAAAACCTTTGATGTTATGGCAGGAGTAGCAGCCGTACTGGGCGATCAGCTTTTGCCCGGCCCAAAGGAGTTTGTCATCTGTTGTCATTTTGGCCACCTGGTCCTTGGCCTGGCGTACGGACGAGGTTTTTAGGAGGAATTCCTGGACGATTGTATCCAAAACTTGGGTGTCGATCCCGGAAATTGGGTTTTTATTCAGATCCGCTGTTTTGTCCTGGGCCAGAAACGCGGCCGCATGTGCGGCTTCTTCATCCGTCAAGCGCAGGTCCGGCATTTTGGTTTCCGGGTGATAGCGGTAAGGATTTTTCAGCCAGTTATAAAGCCAGGTTTTGGAGGTCTTGCTGCCCAGCCCGATCAGGTTCGGCCCCTGTTCCCGGTGCAGAGACTGGCGGGTGGCGGGTTTGTCGCTTTTTTCTTTTTCGATTTGGTGGCATCCGAAACAGCCGACCGACGAGACGATCTCTTCGCCTTTGGCCGGGTCGCCCCAGAGCGGCGGCTGGGCCTGCTCGAAATCCCCGCTGTTGGCGAAAAGGTAATGGACAATGGCGTGGACCTCCTGTCCGCTGCGGGCCTGCGAATCGGCATCGCTGTTGTTGGACAGGCCGAAAAATGACGGCATCCAGGTGTTGTGGCGGATGGATTTGGGATCCAATATCCAGCGGTGTGTCCACTCTTTGGACGATTTGGAGGCGATCTTTGTCAGATCAGGCCCTGGTTTAGGCCAGTCTTTGTACTTGTCGATGGCGTGGCAGGAATAACAGCCGGCTTTTTCGATCAGGTTCAGCCCCAGGTTGAGCTTTTCAGCGCCCTTGATGACCGTCTGCCCGGAGTGGCATTTGAAGCACCCGGCTTCCACGTATTGTTTTTGAAGCATCGGGTTTTCCCAGTGATGGATCTTGTGCCAATGGTATTTTTTCTCCCATTCTTCGGCCTGGGCTTCCGAGGACGGCGTGTGGGCGGCGGAAACAAAGTCGGTCCCCCGTCCGCGCCCGCCATGGCAGGTCGTGCAGCCGAAATCTTCCATCGGGTGGGCTGAATCTTTCCCTAAATAGAGCTCCAGGTTGGGGTGCGCGGTAAACGGCTGGGGCGCGTTTTTATAATCGGGGTTGGCTATGCCCAAGTGGCAGGTGACGCAACGGTCCACCCGGTTGGCCTGCTTGAAACCGAGGTCGTCCTTGATATCCTTGAGCACGATCTGCTCGATTTTGTAGTTGGGGTTGGCGAAGTCGATGACAGGCAGGTCACGGATGATGTCCGCGATCTGATTGGTAAGCGACCGTTCATTGGGATCGATTTTCCTGAGTTTGGTCTGGATGATATTAAGCTGGGCGGTCAGCGCCCTTTGCTGGCGTTCGAGGTCTTTGACCTGATGGCCGCAGCCGTCGATAACGGAGCGTTTTTCAGCGAGGTTCTGGTTAAGGCCTTCCAGGTCAAGCTTGAGTTGGGCGGCGGTGGCGCTGAGTTTCCCGTATTCGGCCTGGAGGTTTTCCGCGCCGGGGGAGGACGCGTGACGGGCTTCCTCATACTTGTATTTGGCCGTGTCCAGGCCGGCCTTGGTGAATTGATAACTCTGGGTGAGGACCGCCTGTTTGGCAGTCAGAGAAGCAACGTCCTTTTTGACATCCTTGAGGTCGGAGCATTGCTGGGCGTACTGGGCCTTGGCGTCCTCCAGCTTTTTGGCCAATTCCTGGTACTCGGGCTGCGCCGCGAGTTTGTTCGACTCCGCATCGAATTTGACGCGGGTTTTCTCGATCTCCAGGGCGCGGAATTCCCGCTGATAATTTTTCCAATCCCGGGAATAGTCGTCCGCAAACATCGATACCAGACATAACAAGAGCGCCACGCTGACCAGCGCGAAAATGACGTTGAGTTTTTCGGTGTTGTAATATCGTTCCTGGGGTTCTTTCACGGGGACACCTTAGATGTTGAAGAAAAACTCCGGGATCGCGATGAGGTATTTGATATTGAACGCCCAGCGCAAAAACATTTTGATCGGGAGTCCGGCGGACATGAGCAAGAGCACCGTGAAAATGGTGTATTTCACGGGCCCCAGCCGATCGTAGATTGTTTTGAAAAAGGTCTTGGCGAGAAGCGCCGGCAGGACCAGAAAATATCCGCCCAGCAGGAGAAACCCTCCCGCTTCCCTGAGCAGGATGTTGTCCGGAAGCCCCCGGTTGAGGAGCTTCATATAAATCAGTTCCGAGAGGTTGATGTTGGTCAGGGCCTCGAGTTTGTGGATGTCCCAGTATTCGAAAGGCCCAAAAAAGTTCCAGTTGGGGCCGCGCAGGAACGTCCCGGTGGTGATCAGAAAGATCCAGAGCAGCAGCCAGTAAAACAGGAAGATGGAAATGGCCATTTTCCGGCCGTGGAAACAGTAGTATCCTCCCCCCCGCTTGTTGTCATCGATGAACGGGATGCACATGAATCCGATCATGATGACCGTCGGGAAAAGGACCCCGGCGATCCAGGGGTCAAAATACACCAGCATTTCCTGGAGCCCCAGGAAGTACCAGGGCGCTTTTGACGGGTTCGGGGAAACGGTCGGATTGGCCGGTTCTTCGAGAGGGGCTTTCAAAACGATGGACCAGACGATCAACAGCGCGGAGCAGATGATCAGCGCGATGAATTCGATGTAGACCAGGTCCGGCCAGACCAGGATCTTCTCTTTGGCGTCCGTCGCCTCGTTCGGCTCTTTCCCCTGAGCGATCCGTGCGTCGTTGTCTTCCGCCTGTTTCATGGTGAACCACAGGAAGAACACCACCAGAAAAAGGAGCCCGACGATCGGAACGTTGTCGGGCTTGGTCACGATCTTGAGGAAATTGGGGTCGGTCAGCCCGAAGCCGAACAGCAGAAACAGAACGGAAAAGATGGCGACGGCGCCGCCTTTGGTCCAGAGCTTGTAGATGCGCAGGCGGCGGTTGATTTTATAAAGACCTTCGGTCGGCGGGAAAACAAAAAAGAAAATCAGCACCAGGAACGGGAAAATGATCTTGGGCTCGATGATGTGATTGATGAATAATTTGATATTTTCCATGAAAGGTGTCCCGGATTATGTCGGCCCCGAAATGCCCCCGTCCTTCCGCACCCGCCAGAAGTGAACGATCATAAAGATCATGATGATGAACGGCAGGCCGATGCAGTGCAGGACGTAAAAGCGCAACAGGGTCCCTTCCCCCACGAATCTTCCCCCCAGCATCGCAAACCGGGCGTCGCTGGCGGCGTGGACAAAATTGACGTCTCCGATGGCCAGGAGCGACGCTCCCGGCCCGGCGTTGCCCAGAAACGGCGTGGCCCCGGCCATGTTGGACCCGACCGTGATGGCCCAGATGGCCAGCTGGTCCCACGGGAGGAGATATCCGGTGAAGCTCATCAGCATGGTCAGAACGAGCAAAACGACGCCCACGCACCAGTTGAATTCGCGCGGCGGCTTGTAAGACCCCGTCATGAACACGCGGAACATGTGCAGCCAGACCGTGATGACCATCAGGTGCGCGCCCCAGCGGTGGATCTCACGCATGATGCCCAGCGGGACCTGCTCCTTCATGTCCACGATGTCGCCGTAGGCGTATTCCACGGTCGGCCGGTAGTAAAACATCAGGAGGATCCCCGTGACCGTCAGGACCAGGAAAACAAAGAACGATAATCCGCCCATGCACCAGGTATATTTGACCTTGACCGCGTGTTTGGGCAGGCGCACGGGATGCAGGTGCAGAAAGACGCTGTTGAGCACTACCATCATGCGCTGGCGCCGGGTGCGGGGAATGCCTGTCCGGAAAATGGCCCTCCAGATACGGTTTTCCTCCAGTTTGTCCCAAAAACCTTTTTGTGCGGCCGGTTCGGTCATAACAAGAACTCCCTTATACCGTAATATACGATTCGGGATTGCTCCATTCGCCTTTTTCCTGCTGGAATTTTTGGGTCTTGTCCACCAGGATTTCCCCGTTTTCGGTTAATGTGATCTTGAACCGCTCCAGCGGGCGCGGAGCCGGGCCTTCGAAGTTGATCCCGGTTTTATAAAACCCGCTGCCGTGGCACGGGCACTTGAATTTGTCCTCATTGCCCATCCAGTTCGGCGTGCAGCCGAGATGCGTGCAGACCGTCGAGAGGGCGTAAATTTTTTCCGTGTCCCGGACGATCCAGACGCCGTGCGCGTCCTTCCAGCGCTCGGAAACATCGCCGATGGCATAATCATCCGGAAATCCCGCCAGGAAGCTTTGTTTCGGTTCAAAGAGTACGTTGGGGAACAGATACCGCATGATCATGGAGCCGTACCCGCCCACAACGGCGGCAAAGGCCGCCCAGCCGACAGCCAGCCACGTGATGAATGTGCGCCTGTCCATATTTTCAGGATTGGCCGCAGGATCTGTGATCTTCTTGTCTTCCATGATTCAAGTAGTGGGAATGACCGCTATTTTTTTTGAATAACCTTCATGGCCGCCGTGCGGACCGCCATGTTCGGGTCGTTCTGCGAAATCCATGTTATTTTTTGGATGAGTTCCGGATTGTCCAGCCGGGAGGCCGCGTCAAGGGCCGTGAGGATCAGGTGGTTTTGTTCGTAAGGATCAACTTCCGGGAATTTGGACAGATATTCCCGGTTCAATAATTGGAACAAAACCCCTTCTCCTGCACTGTCTCCCATGCGGGCCAGGGAAATAGCTGACCCCCATTGTACATTGGGTTCCGGGTCATTCAAAGATTTTTTTAAAAAAGTTTTTGAGCTGTCCGCCCCGATGTTCCCCAAAGCCGCGACGGTCAGGGAGCGGACCCGGCTGTCGGGATGGTCCAGGAACGGATAGAGCGGCGCCGAGCCCCTCTCGTCTTTCAGCGTGCCGATCGCGTAGATCAGGGCGTCCAGGGTCGCTTCCTTCTCATCCTTCAGCCCATTGGCGAGGGGTTTCAGATAGGCCGGATCGCCGGTCCTCCCCATGGCCAGGGCCAGGTACCGGCGGACTTTGTCGTCATCGGCGCGCGAATTTTGGAACGCACTGATCATCTCGTTCTGGAAGCGCTCCTCCTGGGGGATGAGTTGAGGATTGGCAAGGACCCTGGAAAGTTCGAAGGCCGCCTGCCAGCGCTTGGTGAGGCCGCCGGTCTTCACGTCGTTGAGAAAATCGTAGGCGGTTTGGTTTTCCCGGGTCAGGAGCCGCACGCCGGCGAACAGCAAAACACAGAACACCGCGATCAGGAACGGGATCACAAAGAAAGAATGCAGGATGACTTTTAAAAATGGTTTTTCCGTCTCGGGGGTTGGGTCGGTCATCGTGGGGCCCTTTGGGATTTATTCAAATTCATGCGAGAATCCGGAGGATTTGGACGCGGCCTCCTCGCGGGTCGGGGTTTCCAGCGCGTGATCCAGCAGGGCCATGACGCGGCCTTCCGTGTTGACTTCAAGAGCGCCCGCGTCAACCGCGAAGTGGTGTTCTTTGCCGTCAGGGGTCCGCACGGTCATTGCGCCCCGGGTCACGACAGTGACCAGCGGCGCGTGTCCGGCCAGGATCCCGATCATCCCCTCGGCCGCCGGCGCGGCCAGGGATTCTGCAGGACCTTCAAACAGGCGGCCCGCGGGGGTGATGATGGATAGTGGATAGGTTGCAGCGGCCATGGCGGGGTTTATTTGAACGCCTTCGCGTTTTCCAGGGCCTCGTCGATATCTCCAACCATGTAAAAGGCCTGTTCCGGGACGGCGTCATGTTTTCCGTCCAGGATTTCCTTGAAAGACCGGATCGTGTCCTGCAGGTTGACGTAACGGCCCTTACGGCCGGTGAATTGCTCGGCAACGTGGAACGGCTGGGAAAGGAATTTTTGCACTTTTCGGGCCCGTTCAACCGTCAGTTTATCCTCTTCGGAAAGCTCATCCATGCCGAGGATTGCGATGATGTCCTGGAGTTCCTTGTAGCGCTGGAGCAGTTCCTGCACGCCCCGGGCCACCTGGTAATGCTCCTCCCCGACGATTTCCGGGGCGAGGATAGTGGACGTGGACGACAAGGGGTCCACCGCGGGATATATCCCCAGTTCAGCTATGGGGCGGGACAGTTCGGTGGTGGCGTCCAGGTGGGCGAAGGTCGCGGCCGGCGCCGGGTCCGTGTAATCGTCGGCAGGGACATAGATCGCCTGGATGGAAGTGATGGAGCCGTTTTTTGTCGAGGTGATTCTCTCCTGGAGTTCTCCCATGTCGGTTCCCAGGGTCGGCTGATAACCGACGGCGGACGGGATGCGTCCCAGCAGGGCGGACACTTCCGACCCGGCCTGGGTGAAACGGAAAATATTGTCGATAAAAAGAAGGACGTCCTGGTTCATGGCGTCCCGGAAATGCTCGGCGACGGTCAGGGCGGACAAGGCCACGCGGGCTCGGGCCCCAGGCGGTTCGTTCATCTGTCCGAAGATCAGGGCGGTCTTGTCTAAAACCCCCGCCTCCCGCATTTCTTTATAAAGCGCGGTCCCTTCCCTGGTCCTCTCTCCGACCCCGGCAAAAACCGAGTATCCCCCGTGCTCCTTGGCAATGTTGTGGATGAGTTCCTGGATGATGACGGTTTTTCCGACCCCGGCGCCGCCGAAAAGCCCGATCTTCCCTCCCTTGCGGTAGGGGGCCAAAAGGTCAATGACCTTGATCCCGGTCACCAGGACATTGTCCGTGGTTTCCTGGTCGGCCAGGGGCGGGGCCGGACGGTGGATTGGCATCCGCTGGTCAGTGTTGACAGGCCCGGCGTCATCGATCGGGTCTCCC
This window of the Candidatus Omnitrophota bacterium genome carries:
- the atpD gene encoding F0F1 ATP synthase subunit beta — protein: MSTAKQLENGKITQVLGAVVDVSFPEGKLPLIYSALKASNPSINDKKNNLTLEVAQHLGENTVRTIALDTTDGLVRGMEVVNTGDEITMPVGPATLGRVLNLLGDPIDDAGPVNTDQRMPIHRPAPPLADQETTDNVLVTGIKVIDLLAPYRKGGKIGLFGGAGVGKTVIIQELIHNIAKEHGGYSVFAGVGERTREGTALYKEMREAGVLDKTALIFGQMNEPPGARARVALSALTVAEHFRDAMNQDVLLFIDNIFRFTQAGSEVSALLGRIPSAVGYQPTLGTDMGELQERITSTKNGSITSIQAIYVPADDYTDPAPAATFAHLDATTELSRPIAELGIYPAVDPLSSTSTILAPEIVGEEHYQVARGVQELLQRYKELQDIIAILGMDELSEEDKLTVERARKVQKFLSQPFHVAEQFTGRKGRYVNLQDTIRSFKEILDGKHDAVPEQAFYMVGDIDEALENAKAFK
- a CDS encoding cytochrome b N-terminal domain-containing protein, translating into MTEPAAQKGFWDKLEENRIWRAIFRTGIPRTRRQRMMVVLNSVFLHLHPVRLPKHAVKVKYTWCMGGLSFFVFLVLTVTGILLMFYYRPTVEYAYGDIVDMKEQVPLGIMREIHRWGAHLMVITVWLHMFRVFMTGSYKPPREFNWCVGVVLLVLTMLMSFTGYLLPWDQLAIWAITVGSNMAGATPFLGNAGPGASLLAIGDVNFVHAASDARFAMLGGRFVGEGTLLRFYVLHCIGLPFIIMIFMIVHFWRVRKDGGISGPT
- a CDS encoding ubiquinol-cytochrome c reductase iron-sulfur subunit; this translates as MEDKKITDPAANPENMDRRTFITWLAVGWAAFAAVVGGYGSMIMRYLFPNVLFEPKQSFLAGFPDDYAIGDVSERWKDAHGVWIVRDTEKIYALSTVCTHLGCTPNWMGNEDKFKCPCHGSGFYKTGINFEGPAPRPLERFKITLTENGEILVDKTQKFQQEKGEWSNPESYITV
- a CDS encoding HEAT repeat domain-containing protein yields the protein MTDPTPETEKPFLKVILHSFFVIPFLIAVFCVLLFAGVRLLTRENQTAYDFLNDVKTGGLTKRWQAAFELSRVLANPQLIPQEERFQNEMISAFQNSRADDDKVRRYLALAMGRTGDPAYLKPLANGLKDEKEATLDALIYAIGTLKDERGSAPLYPFLDHPDSRVRSLTVAALGNIGADSSKTFLKKSLNDPEPNVQWGSAISLARMGDSAGEGVLFQLLNREYLSKFPEVDPYEQNHLILTALDAASRLDNPELIQKITWISQNDPNMAVRTAAMKVIQKK
- a CDS encoding c-type cytochrome, yielding MKEPQERYYNTEKLNVIFALVSVALLLCLVSMFADDYSRDWKNYQREFRALEIEKTRVKFDAESNKLAAQPEYQELAKKLEDAKAQYAQQCSDLKDVKKDVASLTAKQAVLTQSYQFTKAGLDTAKYKYEEARHASSPGAENLQAEYGKLSATAAQLKLDLEGLNQNLAEKRSVIDGCGHQVKDLERQQRALTAQLNIIQTKLRKIDPNERSLTNQIADIIRDLPVIDFANPNYKIEQIVLKDIKDDLGFKQANRVDRCVTCHLGIANPDYKNAPQPFTAHPNLELYLGKDSAHPMEDFGCTTCHGGRGRGTDFVSAAHTPSSEAQAEEWEKKYHWHKIHHWENPMLQKQYVEAGCFKCHSGQTVIKGAEKLNLGLNLIEKAGCYSCHAIDKYKDWPKPGPDLTKIASKSSKEWTHRWILDPKSIRHNTWMPSFFGLSNNSDADSQARSGQEVHAIVHYLFANSGDFEQAQPPLWGDPAKGEEIVSSVGCFGCHQIEKEKSDKPATRQSLHREQGPNLIGLGSKTSKTWLYNWLKNPYRYHPETKMPDLRLTDEEAAHAAAFLAQDKTADLNKNPISGIDTQVLDTIVQEFLLKTSSVRQAKDQVAKMTTDDKLLWAGQKLIAQYGCYSCHNIKGFENYKPIGTELTEEGSKSADRLDFGFAKIPHTKEAWFTQKMKDPRAFDKDKIKSADEELRMPQYHFKDEEVEALTTALLGFVKEKPEPNKNKPRTPDNIAIEEGQKIVRQLNCQGCHMIEGEGGAIQSSVADWLVQYDNRSENEAKALITSFGPPNLAGEGAKVQAGWLFHFLHQPTPIRPWLKVRMPTYDINVAHLNAVLKYFNALDDQEFPFSDAKLPAPTPEELAAAEKLFSKDYFGCAQCHIVGDSLPAGSPDSWAPDFALAKTRLKPEWLLEWLKNPQKFLPGTKMPTYFDPSSFDQSGPEDILGGDENLQIKALRDYLYNISDHPQPKPAPAKAEPPKPAEAPADDNPPAAGSPAQESETETTAP
- a CDS encoding cytochrome C, whose product is MENIKLFINHIIEPKIIFPFLVLIFFFVFPPTEGLYKINRRLRIYKLWTKGGAVAIFSVLFLLFGFGLTDPNFLKIVTKPDNVPIVGLLFLVVFFLWFTMKQAEDNDARIAQGKEPNEATDAKEKILVWPDLVYIEFIALIICSALLIVWSIVLKAPLEEPANPTVSPNPSKAPWYFLGLQEMLVYFDPWIAGVLFPTVIMIGFMCIPFIDDNKRGGGYYCFHGRKMAISIFLFYWLLLWIFLITTGTFLRGPNWNFFGPFEYWDIHKLEALTNINLSELIYMKLLNRGLPDNILLREAGGFLLLGGYFLVLPALLAKTFFKTIYDRLGPVKYTIFTVLLLMSAGLPIKMFLRWAFNIKYLIAIPEFFFNI